A region of Streptomyces sp. NBC_01750 DNA encodes the following proteins:
- a CDS encoding class I adenylate-forming enzyme family protein: MHFAELPDVRAAHSPNAPCLADDVVDLDNAEFLAEVRAAAAILRRRGIGSGDVVAVMLANRVEFVVALFAAWRLGAAVTPVNPALTANEAEYQLADSAAKVLIGQDGGPVVTVPRVDVADLRATADAAGSSTGAGESGGGPGAIPPAATDALALLIYTSGTTGRPKGVMLSHANLEAMSTMMVEASRVDQDDHSLLILPLFHVNGIVVSVLSSLLAGGRVTIAGRFKAEKFFRIVEAVRPTRFSAVPAIYAMLMELPESERPDTSSVRFAACGAAPMQADLIKRFEGRYGIPIVEGYGLSEGTCASTANPLEGLRKPGTVGVALPGQEVAVMDPSGRPLPQGLTGEVVVRGPNVMRGYLNRPEETARTVVDGWLRTGDVGRFDEDGYLVLVDRIKDLIIRGGENIYPKEIESHLYCHPGVFEAAVVGQSHEVFGEVPVAFVVLRPGANVTTESLLEHCRGSLSRFKIPERVIAVETLPKNPLGKTDKPALRAELVSHAFPAV; encoded by the coding sequence ATGCACTTTGCGGAACTGCCCGATGTGCGGGCAGCGCACAGCCCGAATGCGCCCTGCCTGGCCGACGATGTGGTGGACCTGGACAATGCGGAATTCCTGGCCGAGGTGCGGGCGGCCGCCGCGATTTTGAGGCGACGCGGGATCGGGAGCGGCGATGTGGTGGCGGTGATGCTGGCCAATCGCGTCGAATTCGTGGTCGCGCTCTTCGCGGCCTGGCGGCTGGGCGCGGCGGTGACTCCGGTGAATCCGGCACTGACGGCCAATGAGGCCGAATACCAGTTGGCCGACTCGGCCGCGAAAGTCCTCATCGGCCAGGACGGCGGGCCGGTCGTCACTGTGCCCAGGGTCGACGTGGCCGATCTCCGCGCGACTGCTGATGCCGCGGGCTCCAGCACCGGCGCGGGAGAGTCCGGGGGCGGACCGGGTGCGATACCGCCCGCTGCCACCGATGCACTCGCGCTGCTTATCTACACGAGCGGCACGACCGGAAGGCCCAAGGGCGTCATGCTCTCCCACGCGAACCTCGAGGCGATGTCCACGATGATGGTCGAGGCGTCGCGGGTGGACCAGGACGACCACAGTTTGCTGATCCTCCCCCTCTTCCACGTCAACGGCATCGTTGTCAGCGTGCTGTCGTCGCTGCTCGCGGGGGGCAGAGTCACCATCGCCGGACGTTTCAAGGCCGAGAAGTTCTTCCGGATCGTCGAGGCGGTACGGCCGACCCGTTTCTCGGCCGTCCCCGCGATCTACGCGATGCTGATGGAACTTCCGGAATCGGAGCGGCCCGACACCTCCTCGGTCAGGTTCGCGGCATGCGGGGCCGCGCCGATGCAGGCCGATCTGATCAAACGCTTCGAGGGCCGTTACGGGATCCCGATCGTGGAGGGCTACGGCCTCTCGGAAGGCACGTGCGCTTCGACAGCGAATCCCCTCGAGGGCCTCCGCAAGCCCGGCACCGTGGGCGTTGCCCTGCCGGGCCAGGAGGTTGCCGTCATGGATCCCTCGGGCCGACCGCTGCCACAGGGTCTTACCGGTGAAGTCGTTGTTCGCGGCCCGAATGTGATGCGTGGATACCTCAACCGGCCCGAGGAGACCGCTCGCACGGTCGTTGACGGCTGGCTCCGCACCGGTGATGTCGGACGGTTCGACGAGGACGGCTACCTGGTGCTGGTGGACCGTATCAAAGACCTGATCATCCGCGGTGGGGAGAACATCTACCCCAAGGAGATCGAGTCGCACCTCTACTGCCACCCGGGGGTGTTCGAGGCGGCTGTCGTAGGGCAGTCGCACGAGGTGTTCGGCGAAGTACCGGTGGCCTTCGTCGTGTTGCGTCCCGGAGCGAACGTCACGACCGAGAGCCTTCTTGAGCACTGCCGCGGTTCACTTTCGCGGTTCAAGATCCCCGAGCGGGTCATCGCGGTGGAGACCCTCCCCAAGAACCCCCTCGGCAAGACGGACAAGCCGGCTCTGCGGGCGGAGCTCGTCTCCCACGCGTTCCCGGCCGTCTGA
- a CDS encoding phytoene desaturase family protein, giving the protein MSDAIVVGAGPNGLAAAVALARQGVAVTVVEAAEEIGGGARTSELTVPGVLHDHCSAVHPMAVASPYLQSLGLERYGLQWLWPEVDLAHPLASGRAGVMVRSIEETAGSLGADGPAWRGLFGPLASGFDALAEDLFRPIAHVPAHPAHLLRFGLRALLPATAIARRWRGEAARALFAGVAAHAFHPLTRPTSAAVGLMLTAAGHRYGWPVVRGGSRNLARALAALLKEHGGTIQTGVRVRSLEELPPASAVVLDVAPGAAADICGARMPSRVGRAYRKWRHGPGAFKVDLAVEGGVPWSNEECRRAGTVHLGGTLEEVVHAEREVGLGRMPRRPFVLLSQQYLADPGRSAGDVHPIYAYAHVPRGYTGDATQAVLDRIEQFAPGFRERIVGCFVRSTAELPLYNANYVGGDILTGANTALQVALRPRVALDPYSTGIPGVFLCSAATPPGPGTHGMGGFNAAQSALRFLTR; this is encoded by the coding sequence ATGAGTGACGCGATCGTGGTGGGGGCCGGCCCGAACGGGCTGGCCGCCGCCGTGGCCCTCGCCCGGCAGGGGGTGGCGGTCACCGTTGTGGAGGCCGCCGAGGAGATCGGCGGCGGGGCCAGGACCAGCGAGCTGACCGTGCCCGGCGTGCTGCACGACCACTGTTCCGCCGTGCACCCGATGGCTGTCGCCTCCCCGTATCTGCAGTCTCTCGGCCTGGAGCGATACGGCCTTCAGTGGCTGTGGCCCGAGGTGGATCTCGCCCATCCGCTGGCCTCGGGGCGTGCGGGGGTGATGGTCCGCTCGATCGAGGAGACCGCCGGCTCGCTCGGCGCGGACGGCCCGGCCTGGCGCGGCCTGTTCGGCCCCTTGGCGTCGGGGTTCGACGCGCTGGCCGAGGACCTCTTCAGGCCGATCGCGCATGTGCCCGCGCACCCGGCTCACCTCCTACGGTTCGGCCTGCGGGCGCTGTTGCCCGCTACCGCCATCGCCCGCCGCTGGCGGGGCGAGGCGGCGCGTGCCCTGTTCGCCGGGGTGGCGGCGCACGCCTTTCACCCGCTGACCCGCCCCACCAGCGCTGCTGTGGGACTGATGCTCACCGCTGCCGGGCACCGGTACGGCTGGCCCGTGGTGCGTGGGGGCTCCCGCAACCTCGCCCGGGCACTGGCCGCACTGCTCAAGGAGCACGGCGGCACCATCCAGACCGGGGTGCGGGTGCGTTCCCTCGAAGAGCTGCCCCCGGCGAGTGCGGTTGTGCTCGACGTCGCTCCGGGCGCCGCCGCCGACATCTGCGGGGCTCGCATGCCTTCCCGAGTGGGGCGCGCCTACCGGAAGTGGCGCCACGGCCCGGGGGCGTTCAAGGTCGACCTCGCCGTCGAGGGCGGGGTGCCGTGGAGCAACGAGGAGTGCCGCCGGGCCGGCACCGTGCACCTGGGCGGCACCCTGGAAGAGGTCGTCCACGCCGAGCGGGAGGTCGGCCTGGGCCGCATGCCGCGGCGCCCGTTCGTGCTGCTCTCCCAGCAGTACCTCGCCGACCCCGGCCGCTCGGCCGGAGACGTCCACCCCATCTATGCGTACGCGCATGTGCCGCGCGGCTACACCGGCGACGCAACGCAGGCCGTACTGGACCGGATTGAGCAGTTCGCCCCGGGATTTCGCGAGCGTATCGTCGGCTGCTTCGTCCGCTCGACCGCCGAACTGCCGCTCTACAATGCGAACTACGTCGGGGGCGACATCCTGACCGGTGCCAACACGGCCCTGCAGGTGGCGCTGCGGCCCCGCGTGGCGCTCGACCCGTACAGCACTGGCATTCCCGGTGTCTTCCTGTGTTCGGCGGCCACCCCACCCGGCCCCGGAACCCACGGGATGGGTGGCTTCAACGCCGCTCAGTCCGCCTTGCGTTTTCTCACCCGGTGA
- the galE gene encoding UDP-glucose 4-epimerase GalE: MKVLIAGGAGYIGSTIASVCADAGIVPVILDSLVTGRREFAAGREFYEGDIADGLLIDRIFTEHPDIAAVVHCAALIVVPDSVDDPVGYYQANVTKSLEFVAHLLRNRCERMVFSSSASIYRANDDLTVDEDSAIDPQSPYARTKAVCEAMFADIAATQPIRVLSLRYFNPIGADPKMRTGLQLRRPSHALGKMILAQEEDVPFSITGTDYPTRDGSGIRDYIHVWDLAGAHVSALTRFDAVLSGQSTSTVINLGTGTGTTVRELLDAFNSVTESPILFVDAEPRPGDVVGAYTRSDRASQFLDWQPQYSIAEGIGHSLQWAKLRNEVLAG, from the coding sequence GTGAAGGTTCTGATCGCGGGAGGCGCTGGCTACATCGGCAGCACGATTGCTTCGGTCTGCGCTGACGCGGGAATCGTCCCGGTCATCCTGGACAGCCTGGTCACCGGGCGACGTGAGTTCGCGGCAGGACGCGAGTTCTACGAGGGCGACATTGCGGATGGCCTGTTGATTGACCGCATCTTCACGGAACACCCGGACATCGCCGCGGTCGTCCACTGCGCTGCGCTGATCGTGGTCCCCGACTCAGTTGACGATCCGGTGGGCTACTACCAGGCCAATGTCACCAAGAGCCTGGAGTTCGTGGCTCATCTGCTGCGCAACCGCTGTGAGCGCATGGTCTTCAGTTCCTCCGCGTCCATCTACCGGGCGAATGACGATCTGACGGTGGACGAGGACTCGGCCATCGACCCGCAGAGTCCGTACGCTCGCACTAAAGCGGTGTGCGAGGCGATGTTCGCCGACATCGCGGCCACGCAGCCAATCCGCGTACTGTCCCTGCGCTACTTCAACCCGATCGGTGCCGACCCCAAGATGCGCACCGGCCTCCAGTTGCGGCGCCCCAGCCACGCCCTGGGTAAAATGATCCTTGCCCAGGAAGAGGACGTACCGTTCTCGATCACCGGGACCGACTACCCCACTCGCGACGGATCGGGCATCCGCGACTACATCCACGTCTGGGACCTGGCGGGTGCTCACGTGTCGGCACTGACTCGCTTTGACGCCGTCCTCAGTGGTCAGAGCACCTCGACCGTGATCAATCTGGGCACCGGAACGGGCACCACGGTGCGCGAACTGCTGGACGCCTTCAACAGTGTTACTGAAAGTCCGATCCTGTTCGTCGATGCCGAGCCCCGTCCCGGTGACGTTGTGGGCGCTTATACCCGCAGCGACCGTGCGAGCCAGTTCCTGGACTGGCAACCGCAATACTCAATCGCTGAAGGCATCGGTCATTCCCTGCAATGGGCCAAGCTCCGTAACGAAGTCCTGGCTGGGTAG
- a CDS encoding HAD family hydrolase, with protein sequence MALPCVILDIGGVLEITPETGWVQRWEQRLELPLGTVRERLQDVWQAGSVRSISEREVHARVAADLRLDAPQVEAFMADLWTEYLGTPNEEFIAYVRGLRQQCKLGILSNSFVGARERETALYHFDELVDQIVYSHEIGVSKPDPQAFEVTCATLGVRPEDCLFIDDVAVNIGASREAGMQGHLFDGNAEAIASIASHLDAAPSLSV encoded by the coding sequence ATGGCCTTGCCCTGCGTCATTCTCGACATTGGTGGCGTGCTGGAGATCACGCCGGAAACGGGATGGGTGCAACGCTGGGAACAGCGGCTCGAGTTGCCGTTGGGCACTGTGCGTGAGCGGCTGCAAGACGTTTGGCAAGCTGGGAGCGTCAGGAGCATCAGCGAACGCGAGGTGCACGCACGCGTCGCTGCTGACCTCCGTCTCGATGCGCCGCAAGTCGAAGCCTTCATGGCTGATCTGTGGACTGAGTATCTGGGAACGCCGAATGAGGAGTTCATCGCCTATGTGCGTGGTCTGCGGCAGCAGTGCAAGCTGGGCATCCTGAGCAACAGCTTTGTCGGCGCCCGGGAGCGGGAGACGGCGTTGTACCACTTCGACGAGCTGGTGGATCAGATCGTCTACTCCCACGAGATCGGGGTCAGCAAGCCCGACCCACAAGCGTTCGAAGTCACGTGCGCCACCTTGGGAGTGCGGCCGGAAGACTGCCTCTTCATCGACGATGTCGCTGTCAACATCGGGGCTTCCCGGGAAGCAGGCATGCAGGGGCACCTGTTCGACGGCAACGCGGAGGCCATCGCATCTATCGCGAGTCATCTGGACGCTGCGCCGTCGTTGTCCGTGTAA
- a CDS encoding lamin tail domain-containing protein, which yields MSASRTARRIAATALAAGAVLSAVALPASAHDRDHHQQQSRVEISDVQADSPGRDNGTNRSLNAEWVEITNNTRRGVDLDGWTLRDSDGNRYRFDDVRLAGRATVRIHTGFGRDTRTDLYQGRRDYVWGNRSDTATLRDARGHVIDTESWGRGHRH from the coding sequence ATGTCCGCATCCCGCACCGCCCGCCGTATCGCCGCCACCGCCCTCGCAGCCGGCGCCGTCCTCTCCGCCGTCGCCCTCCCCGCCTCGGCCCACGACCGCGACCACCACCAGCAGCAGTCCCGGGTCGAGATCAGCGACGTACAGGCCGACAGCCCCGGACGCGACAACGGCACCAACCGGTCCCTCAACGCCGAATGGGTCGAGATCACCAACAACACCCGCCGCGGCGTGGACCTGGACGGCTGGACCCTGCGCGACTCGGACGGCAACCGCTACCGCTTCGACGACGTCCGCCTCGCCGGCCGCGCCACCGTCCGCATCCACACCGGCTTCGGCCGCGACACCCGCACCGACCTCTACCAGGGCCGCCGCGACTACGTGTGGGGCAACCGCTCCGACACCGCAACCCTGCGCGACGCCCGCGGCCACGTCATCGACACCGAGTCCTGGGGCCGCGGCCACCGCCACTGA
- a CDS encoding DUF3556 domain-containing protein, with the protein MGFVTPNLADFDLKEWRSRPYLQRIRPLAQHWAENGFGTPGAVYVLYLLKIVGYVLGGLAVTAATPGLGPIGDVASWWTEPIVYQKIVVWTLLFEVLGFGCGSGPLTLRFVPPVSAFLHWLRPGTVRLPPWPRQVPLTRGTRRTVFDVALYATVITSAVWLLLSPATSGPVPRENAVGLIEPVRLVPLALSLALLGLRDKTVFLAARGEQYGLTLLVFCFPFTDMIIGLKLVMVALWWGAATSKLNRHFPFVVAIMISNSPLQRVKWVKRKLYRDYPDDLRPSKVSGFAAHTGTVIEYVVPLVLLLSDGGVTTTAALTLMVVFHLHIMSTFPMGVPLEWNVFFIFSALFLFGHYAQIGVSSLDSPLLAALLLVCLVAVPVLGNAKPHLVSFLPAMRYYAGNWATSTWCFRRGTEEKLNAHITKAAGMAKDQLVALYGADLAELMLHKGMAWRSMHTHGRALNGLLSRALDDTEAYDLRDGEYVAGGVLGWNFGEGHLHNEQLLDAVQERCGFEEGELRVIMVESQPLHRQRQHYRIVDAATGRIEEGYVDVRDMVTRQPWLADDDASIPVRAVDGSARPVAAQAVTAHE; encoded by the coding sequence ATGGGCTTCGTCACGCCGAATCTGGCCGACTTCGATCTGAAGGAATGGCGGTCGCGGCCGTATCTGCAGCGCATTCGTCCACTTGCCCAGCACTGGGCCGAGAACGGCTTCGGCACACCGGGGGCGGTCTACGTCCTCTACCTCCTCAAGATCGTGGGCTATGTGCTCGGCGGTCTCGCCGTCACCGCCGCGACGCCAGGGCTCGGGCCGATCGGTGATGTCGCATCCTGGTGGACCGAGCCGATCGTCTACCAGAAGATCGTGGTCTGGACGCTGTTGTTCGAGGTGCTCGGCTTCGGGTGTGGATCGGGGCCCCTGACGCTGCGCTTCGTGCCGCCGGTCAGTGCCTTTCTGCACTGGCTGCGGCCCGGAACCGTCCGACTGCCTCCGTGGCCGCGCCAGGTCCCCTTGACCCGGGGTACGCGCCGCACGGTGTTCGATGTGGCGCTGTACGCGACTGTCATCACCTCGGCGGTGTGGCTGCTGCTCTCCCCGGCAACCTCCGGGCCGGTGCCCCGCGAGAACGCCGTCGGCCTGATCGAGCCGGTCCGGCTGGTTCCGCTGGCTCTCTCCCTCGCGCTGCTCGGCCTGCGCGACAAGACCGTATTTCTGGCCGCCCGCGGCGAGCAGTACGGGCTGACGCTGCTCGTGTTCTGCTTCCCGTTCACCGACATGATCATCGGGCTCAAGCTCGTCATGGTGGCGCTGTGGTGGGGCGCTGCGACGTCCAAGCTCAACCGACATTTCCCGTTCGTCGTGGCGATCATGATCAGCAACAGCCCGCTGCAGCGCGTCAAGTGGGTCAAGCGCAAGCTCTACCGGGATTACCCGGACGACCTGCGTCCGTCCAAAGTATCCGGTTTCGCCGCCCACACGGGCACCGTCATCGAGTATGTGGTGCCCCTGGTGCTTCTGCTCTCCGACGGCGGCGTCACCACGACCGCCGCGCTGACTCTCATGGTCGTCTTCCACCTCCACATCATGTCGACCTTTCCCATGGGGGTGCCGCTGGAGTGGAACGTCTTCTTCATCTTCTCGGCGCTTTTCCTCTTCGGGCACTATGCGCAGATCGGGGTGTCCTCGCTGGACTCTCCGCTCCTGGCCGCGTTGCTGCTGGTGTGCCTCGTCGCCGTGCCGGTGCTGGGGAACGCCAAGCCGCACCTCGTGTCGTTCCTGCCCGCGATGCGCTACTACGCCGGGAACTGGGCCACCAGCACGTGGTGCTTTCGCAGGGGGACGGAGGAGAAGCTCAACGCGCACATCACCAAGGCCGCCGGTATGGCCAAGGACCAGCTTGTCGCACTCTACGGAGCGGACCTCGCCGAGCTGATGCTGCACAAGGGCATGGCCTGGCGTTCGATGCACACACACGGCCGGGCGCTCAACGGCCTGCTTTCCCGCGCCCTGGACGACACGGAGGCCTACGACCTGCGCGATGGTGAGTATGTGGCGGGCGGCGTGCTGGGCTGGAATTTCGGTGAAGGCCACCTCCACAACGAGCAACTCCTGGACGCTGTACAGGAGCGCTGCGGTTTCGAGGAGGGCGAGCTGCGCGTCATCATGGTTGAATCCCAGCCCCTGCACAGGCAGCGTCAGCATTACCGCATCGTGGATGCGGCAACCGGCCGGATCGAGGAGGGCTATGTGGACGTCAGGGACATGGTCACCCGGCAGCCGTGGCTTGCCGACGACGATGCCTCGATACCCGTCCGCGCCGTCGATGGCAGTGCGCGGCCAGTGGCCGCGCAGGCGGTGACCGCCCATGAGTGA
- a CDS encoding GNAT family N-acetyltransferase has translation MERVEAELFTEGGNDAVVRLPGRRFPGVLIQGDKADETQAGQVVQDFKSDRPKEWAMRPAELADVETIAELRAMVMRPDLERLGRFDEHRVRQRLRDSFSPQHTSVILADGAFAGCVTLRPAEDGQWLEHFYLARGIQGRGLGSAVLRTVLYRTDADGVLVRLNVLQGSAAQRLYECHGFTVEVQDPIDIYMVRLPGAGALGT, from the coding sequence ATGGAACGTGTCGAGGCTGAGCTGTTCACTGAGGGTGGGAACGACGCAGTTGTGCGCCTGCCGGGCCGCCGGTTCCCCGGCGTCCTGATCCAGGGTGACAAGGCGGACGAGACACAGGCGGGCCAGGTGGTGCAGGACTTCAAGTCGGACCGGCCCAAGGAATGGGCCATGCGCCCCGCGGAGCTAGCAGATGTCGAGACGATCGCGGAGCTGCGGGCCATGGTGATGCGCCCGGACCTGGAGCGGTTGGGTCGGTTCGACGAACATCGGGTCCGGCAGCGGCTGCGGGATTCCTTCTCCCCGCAGCACACGTCGGTCATCTTGGCCGATGGCGCCTTCGCGGGCTGCGTCACATTGCGGCCGGCCGAGGACGGGCAGTGGCTGGAGCATTTCTATCTCGCCCGAGGTATCCAGGGCCGGGGGCTCGGTTCGGCTGTCCTGCGAACAGTGCTGTACCGGACCGATGCCGACGGCGTGCTCGTCCGCCTGAACGTCCTGCAGGGCAGCGCCGCCCAGCGGCTGTACGAGTGCCACGGGTTCACTGTGGAGGTTCAGGACCCGATCGACATCTACATGGTGCGATTGCCGGGTGCGGGCGCCCTCGGAACGTGA
- a CDS encoding RNA polymerase sigma factor SigF — MSIQAQGTSVALKQAASAAHAERLVGDLPWIEEAGKVAPKDARVLSKLFFDRLQVLEEGTREHQYTRNTLIEMNQSLVRFAASRFRNRGSGEMEDIIQVGTIGLIKAIDRFDLSREVEFTSFAIPCIVGEIKRFFRDTSWAVHVPRRLQELRVELAKAKEQLAVALDRQPTVHELAEYLELNDDEVIEGLVAANGYMAGSLDTPSSGNADGSDGGLTYAESLGDCDPAMDLVEDLHALAPLLERLDDRERHIVEMRFGQEMTQSQIGAELGVSQMHVSRLLTRTLTKLRTGMLTGS, encoded by the coding sequence ATGTCGATACAGGCACAGGGAACGTCCGTAGCGCTGAAGCAGGCGGCATCGGCGGCGCATGCCGAGCGGCTCGTGGGTGACCTGCCATGGATCGAAGAAGCAGGCAAGGTGGCGCCCAAGGATGCGCGGGTCCTGTCCAAGCTGTTCTTCGACCGGCTCCAGGTCCTCGAGGAAGGCACGCGCGAGCACCAGTACACCCGCAACACCCTCATCGAGATGAACCAGAGCCTGGTCCGCTTCGCTGCGAGCAGGTTCCGCAACCGAGGCAGCGGCGAGATGGAGGACATCATCCAGGTCGGCACGATCGGCCTCATCAAGGCCATCGACCGCTTCGACCTGTCACGCGAAGTCGAGTTCACCTCCTTCGCCATCCCCTGCATCGTCGGCGAGATCAAGCGGTTCTTCCGCGATACCAGTTGGGCCGTCCACGTTCCCCGCCGTCTGCAGGAACTCCGCGTCGAACTGGCCAAGGCGAAAGAGCAGCTGGCAGTAGCCCTGGACCGTCAGCCCACCGTTCACGAGCTGGCCGAGTACCTCGAGCTGAACGACGATGAGGTCATCGAGGGCCTGGTGGCCGCCAACGGCTACATGGCCGGGTCCCTCGACACCCCCAGCAGTGGGAACGCCGACGGATCCGACGGCGGCCTCACCTATGCCGAGAGCCTTGGCGACTGCGACCCCGCCATGGACCTCGTGGAAGACCTCCACGCCCTGGCCCCGCTCCTGGAACGGCTCGACGACCGGGAGCGCCACATTGTCGAGATGCGCTTCGGCCAGGAAATGACCCAGTCTCAGATCGGTGCCGAACTGGGTGTTTCCCAGATGCACGTGTCCCGGCTCCTGACTCGCACTCTGACCAAGCTCCGCACCGGCATGCTCACCGGCAGCTGA